One genomic segment of Paenibacillus xylanexedens includes these proteins:
- a CDS encoding M20 family metallopeptidase has protein sequence MTNNVWWEDLQIHMVEWRRHLHRNPEVSFHEEKTSSFVADMLESFGVEVRRHVGGHGVIGTIRGDKSGPVVMLRADMDALPIQDEKNIEYASQQVGAMHACGHDGHISILLGTALYFSRHKQEIQGEIRFLFQPAEELLPGGAVQVIADGALEGVDVIYGIHLWTPLPVGVVASKAGPMMAAADDFYIEIKGKGGHGGMPQSTIDSLIAGSALVMQLQTVVSRSVDPLQPAVLTIGTMQAGSAQNVIAEQCKMSGTVRTFDEETRNGMKERVLTMVAQTGAAYGAETQVKYIMGYPPVVNDEQETARFFREATELFGAERVQASPMLMPAEDFAYYLQKVPGCFMFVGAGNPDKNAIYPHHHPMFDFDEDAMQTAVRLFIAMAKGYTAE, from the coding sequence ATGACTAATAATGTATGGTGGGAAGATCTGCAGATCCACATGGTGGAATGGCGGCGTCACCTTCATCGCAATCCTGAGGTTTCCTTTCATGAGGAGAAGACATCCTCTTTTGTAGCGGATATGTTGGAGAGTTTTGGTGTTGAAGTGAGGCGTCATGTTGGTGGTCACGGGGTCATCGGTACCATTCGTGGGGACAAGTCGGGTCCTGTCGTCATGCTGCGAGCTGATATGGATGCACTTCCAATTCAGGATGAAAAGAATATCGAGTATGCATCACAACAAGTAGGAGCGATGCATGCATGCGGCCACGATGGTCATATCTCAATCTTGCTCGGTACGGCATTGTATTTCAGCCGTCACAAGCAGGAGATCCAAGGAGAGATTCGTTTTTTGTTCCAGCCAGCAGAAGAACTGCTTCCGGGCGGCGCAGTTCAGGTCATTGCGGATGGTGCGCTTGAAGGCGTGGATGTCATATACGGCATTCATCTGTGGACCCCGCTACCTGTAGGTGTTGTTGCCAGTAAAGCAGGACCGATGATGGCGGCGGCGGACGATTTTTACATTGAGATCAAAGGCAAAGGTGGACATGGCGGGATGCCACAATCCACGATAGATAGTCTTATCGCGGGTTCTGCGCTTGTGATGCAGCTTCAGACCGTTGTTAGTCGTTCGGTTGATCCATTGCAACCGGCGGTGCTGACCATTGGTACAATGCAGGCGGGCTCGGCTCAGAATGTAATTGCAGAGCAATGCAAAATGAGCGGTACGGTAAGAACGTTTGATGAAGAGACCCGAAACGGGATGAAAGAGCGCGTGCTTACCATGGTAGCCCAGACAGGGGCAGCGTATGGGGCAGAGACGCAAGTGAAATATATTATGGGATATCCGCCTGTGGTGAATGATGAACAGGAGACAGCACGTTTCTTCAGAGAAGCTACAGAACTATTTGGGGCAGAACGAGTGCAAGCTTCCCCGATGCTGATGCCAGCGGAAGATTTTGCCTATTATCTGCAGAAGGTTCCAGGGTGCTTTATGTTTGTTGGAGCAGGCAACCCGGATAAAAATGCGATCTATCCGCATCATCATCCGATGTTTGATTTTGATGAAGACGCGATGCAGACTGCCGTGAGATTATTTATCGCAATGGCCAAGGGTTACACAGCCGAATGA
- a CDS encoding YugN family protein has protein sequence MIFENTGLDGLKSDLAYLDESAEKVGFVRWQWEYYRATYDYKIEDEQTNSEYFVRINTRAVEGKLEKPDTVLAVEAVYLGKATFPHGLDYDSSVPQPVVKLAAEKLQQLKELLEA, from the coding sequence ATGATTTTTGAGAATACAGGCTTGGATGGCTTGAAGAGCGACTTGGCATACCTGGATGAGAGCGCCGAGAAAGTCGGATTTGTCCGGTGGCAATGGGAATATTACCGTGCTACATATGACTACAAAATTGAAGATGAACAAACCAACTCAGAATACTTTGTACGCATTAATACCCGCGCTGTGGAAGGCAAATTGGAAAAACCGGATACCGTTCTTGCTGTTGAAGCAGTATACCTTGGCAAAGCCACTTTCCCTCACGGCCTGGATTATGACTCTTCCGTTCCGCAACCAGTCGTGAAGCTGGCAGCCGAAAAATTACAGCAGCTTAAAGAACTGCTGGAAGCATAG
- the ftsW gene encoding putative lipid II flippase FtsW, producing MKQQTAQTKTKRGTPDFQLLILTLLLVGFGLVMVFSSSSSIAIASDKFNNDALYFTKKQLMWAIIGLFGMFFAMNIRFNKYKKLYAPFFLLTTVMLVIVLISGAVLNGARSWIHIFGFSLQPAEFAKIAIILYLSALITKKGEGFRVFKTGYFPVLFIVGFIAGLIMLQPDFGTTFILVSTCGLLIYAGGASMKHILGSILLVVLGGALAFGANSLFSSMSPSDTTTATTAVTAEQNYKIGRIQAFLDPMSDINGGSLNLYRSLVAIGDGGMTGSGIGQGTMKLHYLPNAYNDFIFSVIGEELGFIGSALFLLVYLYFIWRGIIVSLRCPDPFGTLVGIGIMGLIAIQAFINIGGVTQTIPVTGVTLPFISYGGTSLFVMMVAMGILLSISRTNNLDVIKEEKTKSVTVQTQTRTSPALRSRESIRRIR from the coding sequence ATGAAACAACAAACGGCCCAAACGAAAACGAAGAGAGGCACGCCGGATTTTCAACTGCTAATCCTCACTTTATTGTTGGTGGGCTTTGGACTGGTGATGGTATTCAGCTCCAGTTCCAGCATTGCAATCGCAAGCGATAAATTTAACAATGATGCCCTTTACTTCACGAAAAAACAACTTATGTGGGCGATTATCGGTCTATTTGGCATGTTTTTTGCCATGAATATCCGTTTCAACAAGTACAAAAAGCTCTATGCACCCTTTTTCCTGCTCACTACGGTCATGCTGGTGATTGTTTTGATCTCAGGTGCAGTATTGAACGGTGCACGAAGCTGGATTCACATTTTTGGTTTCAGTCTTCAGCCTGCGGAATTCGCAAAAATTGCTATCATTCTATACCTCTCTGCACTGATCACCAAAAAAGGTGAAGGCTTCAGGGTTTTCAAGACAGGGTATTTTCCCGTCCTGTTTATCGTCGGATTCATCGCAGGGCTGATTATGCTGCAACCAGACTTCGGTACCACCTTCATTCTGGTGTCCACCTGTGGTCTCTTGATCTATGCCGGTGGAGCCAGTATGAAACATATCCTGGGTTCAATTCTCCTGGTTGTACTCGGTGGGGCACTGGCGTTCGGAGCGAATTCCCTGTTTTCTTCCATGTCTCCTTCCGACACAACGACTGCTACAACAGCAGTCACTGCGGAGCAGAACTACAAGATCGGACGTATTCAGGCTTTCCTTGATCCAATGTCCGATATTAATGGCGGAAGTCTTAACCTCTACCGTTCTCTTGTTGCCATTGGTGATGGCGGCATGACAGGTTCCGGGATTGGACAAGGTACGATGAAGCTGCATTATTTGCCAAACGCGTATAATGACTTTATTTTCTCCGTAATCGGGGAAGAACTCGGATTCATCGGAAGTGCATTATTCCTGCTAGTTTACCTGTACTTCATCTGGCGCGGAATCATTGTCTCTCTTCGCTGTCCCGATCCATTCGGAACACTGGTCGGCATAGGTATCATGGGACTGATCGCGATTCAGGCATTTATCAACATTGGTGGTGTAACTCAGACCATTCCGGTGACGGGGGTCACGCTTCCATTTATCAGTTATGGGGGTACCTCACTCTTTGTGATGATGGTTGCCATGGGCATTCTGCTCAGTATCTCACGTACTAACAATCTGGACGTGATCAAGGAAGAGAAAACGAAGTCAGTGACTGTACAGACACAGACTCGTACCTCTCCTGCTCTTCGTTCACGGGAGTCCATCCGTCGGATTCGGTAA
- a CDS encoding Asp23/Gls24 family envelope stress response protein — MAEQLQLESGNIRIADDVVAKIAGMAAMETPGIAAMSGGLSEGWAKRLSGKNVQKGVSVEVGQLEAAIDLRIIVLYETPIHEVSRMLQQNVREAVETMTGLRVVEVNVKVEGVSFKGDDL, encoded by the coding sequence ATGGCAGAACAACTTCAACTGGAGAGCGGAAACATCCGGATTGCCGATGACGTGGTTGCAAAAATTGCCGGAATGGCTGCAATGGAAACACCCGGAATTGCCGCAATGTCTGGAGGATTGTCAGAGGGCTGGGCGAAGCGACTCAGCGGTAAAAACGTACAGAAAGGCGTGAGCGTTGAGGTCGGCCAGCTGGAAGCAGCCATTGACCTGCGCATCATCGTCCTGTACGAAACCCCGATTCATGAAGTTTCCCGTATGCTTCAGCAGAATGTAAGAGAAGCGGTAGAGACCATGACCGGATTACGCGTGGTTGAAGTCAATGTAAAGGTAGAAGGCGTATCTTTCAAAGGCGACGATCTGTAG
- the cax gene encoding calcium/proton exchanger: MRNRISSILLIAFFALSAIAHYMKWDSILQFVISAISVIFVAGFLGKATENVAHYAGQRLGGFLNATFGNAAELIIAIFLVKEGLFDMVKASLTGSIIGNLLLVLGLSIFAGGLKFKIQNYNVSLAGLNGSLMIVAIIALFIPAVFLNTHSITQKDTNTLSLIVAGLLILAYIAWLLFSMVTHKNYLADVTEDRDEELPHEHAPAWSKKKSILYLVLATVMVAFVSEWLVGTLEVFTSEFGLSELFVGAFLVAIIGNAAEHSAAIMLAMKNKIGAAVEIAVGSSLQIALFVAPVLIFVSYFTGRTMDIVFTTIELVAIGVSVFIAKSITQDGSTNWYEGLLLLVVYIILGVSFFLV, translated from the coding sequence GTGAGAAACCGGATTTCATCCATTTTGCTGATTGCGTTCTTTGCACTCAGTGCCATCGCCCACTACATGAAATGGGATTCGATTCTACAGTTCGTGATATCAGCCATTTCGGTTATTTTTGTGGCCGGTTTTTTAGGCAAAGCCACCGAAAATGTGGCCCACTACGCCGGACAGCGGCTGGGTGGATTCTTGAATGCCACCTTCGGCAATGCTGCCGAATTGATCATCGCCATTTTCCTCGTCAAAGAGGGACTCTTCGACATGGTCAAAGCTAGTCTGACAGGTTCCATCATCGGAAATCTGCTGTTAGTGCTCGGGTTAAGTATTTTTGCCGGAGGACTCAAGTTCAAAATTCAGAATTATAATGTTTCACTTGCAGGTCTGAATGGTTCCCTGATGATTGTTGCCATCATTGCCCTGTTTATTCCGGCAGTCTTTCTCAACACACATTCCATTACACAGAAAGACACAAATACACTTAGTCTCATCGTGGCCGGATTGCTCATCCTCGCGTATATTGCGTGGTTGCTATTCTCCATGGTGACACATAAGAACTACCTCGCAGACGTCACTGAGGATCGCGATGAAGAGCTACCTCATGAGCATGCTCCGGCATGGTCCAAGAAAAAATCAATTCTCTATCTGGTGCTCGCAACAGTCATGGTTGCCTTCGTCAGTGAATGGCTGGTGGGCACGCTCGAAGTCTTCACTTCGGAATTTGGACTTAGCGAACTGTTTGTCGGTGCATTCCTTGTCGCCATCATCGGTAATGCAGCCGAACACAGTGCAGCCATCATGCTTGCCATGAAAAATAAAATTGGAGCCGCCGTTGAAATTGCGGTTGGCAGCAGCTTGCAGATCGCACTCTTCGTTGCTCCTGTACTGATTTTTGTCAGCTACTTCACAGGCAGAACCATGGATATCGTATTCACAACGATTGAACTGGTCGCCATCGGCGTATCCGTATTTATTGCGAAGTCCATTACCCAAGATGGTTCAACGAATTGGTACGAAGGTTTACTCCTGCTCGTGGTATATATCATACTCGGTGTATCCTTCTTCCTGGTGTAA
- a CDS encoding YlaN family protein produces the protein MTSSDLQDQLNLKAISLLQEDADKIQKLIEVQMENLATRYCPLYEEVLDTQMYGFSKEVDFAVRAGLLPEGAGKQLVSALERNLAILYEALNKKNEQ, from the coding sequence ATGACTTCATCTGATCTGCAGGACCAGCTGAATTTGAAAGCGATCAGTCTTCTTCAAGAAGATGCAGATAAAATACAGAAGCTTATTGAAGTACAGATGGAGAATCTGGCTACCCGCTACTGCCCTCTCTATGAGGAAGTATTGGATACACAGATGTATGGGTTCTCCAAAGAAGTTGATTTTGCTGTTCGTGCAGGGCTCCTTCCAGAAGGTGCAGGTAAGCAGCTGGTTAGCGCGCTTGAGCGGAATTTGGCAATTTTATATGAAGCCTTGAACAAGAAGAATGAGCAATAG
- a CDS encoding HPr family phosphocarrier protein, which produces MSSNNAAVVEIAQTAGKFTSSIVLHSENKYIDVKSILGLFTTLISTHSYELHVHGPDAVEAKAAMSEVFAKHGLNVSIASE; this is translated from the coding sequence ATGTCGAGTAATAACGCGGCTGTAGTAGAAATTGCTCAAACAGCAGGCAAGTTTACTTCTTCAATCGTGCTTCATTCGGAGAACAAGTATATCGATGTGAAAAGTATTCTCGGATTGTTTACAACGCTGATCAGCACGCACAGCTATGAACTGCATGTTCATGGTCCAGATGCAGTTGAAGCAAAAGCAGCCATGTCAGAAGTATTTGCCAAGCATGGACTGAATGTAAGCATCGCATCTGAGTAA
- a CDS encoding aminopeptidase: MKDPRIQKLAANLVGYSVDVQPGENVLVEMIGSERDLINAIIEEVGKKGGNVFVQLTDKTVQRAMLKNATEEMMKTWAEIDLNRMKQMDCYIGIRAGENVNDLSDVPEEKMKMYNSLYSHPVHSEQRVKHTKWVVLRYPNASMAQLANTSTEAFEDFYFDVCNLDYAKMDKAQDSLANLMKRTDKVRITGPGTELSFSIKDIGAEKCSGQKNIPDGEVYSAPVRNSVNGTISYNSPTLYNGVTFENIKFTFKDGKIVEATSNDTERLNEILNSDEGARHIGEFAIGFNPHILHPMKDILFDEKIAGSLHFTPGQAYEETDNGNRSSIHWDLVLIQRPDYGGGEIYFDDVLIRKDGIFVIPELECLNPDHLK, translated from the coding sequence ATGAAAGACCCAAGAATTCAAAAGCTTGCAGCAAACCTGGTGGGCTATTCAGTAGATGTACAGCCTGGTGAAAATGTATTGGTTGAGATGATTGGATCGGAACGTGATCTGATTAACGCTATTATTGAAGAGGTAGGCAAAAAAGGTGGTAACGTCTTTGTACAGTTGACTGATAAAACCGTACAGCGTGCGATGTTGAAAAATGCCACAGAAGAAATGATGAAAACATGGGCAGAGATTGATCTGAACCGTATGAAACAGATGGATTGTTATATCGGTATTCGTGCGGGAGAAAATGTGAATGATCTGTCCGATGTGCCGGAAGAAAAAATGAAAATGTACAATTCATTGTACTCCCACCCGGTACATAGTGAACAACGTGTCAAACATACGAAATGGGTTGTACTTCGTTACCCTAACGCAAGTATGGCGCAACTCGCCAATACAAGTACAGAAGCGTTTGAAGATTTCTACTTCGACGTATGTAACCTGGATTACGCCAAAATGGACAAAGCGCAGGACTCGCTCGCTAACCTGATGAAGCGGACGGACAAAGTTCGTATCACCGGACCAGGAACAGAGCTGAGCTTCTCCATTAAAGATATCGGTGCAGAGAAATGTTCTGGCCAAAAGAATATCCCGGATGGCGAAGTGTACAGTGCCCCTGTGCGTAATTCCGTGAACGGAACGATTAGTTATAACTCGCCAACCCTGTACAATGGAGTGACTTTTGAAAATATCAAGTTCACGTTCAAGGATGGCAAAATCGTCGAAGCGACAAGCAACGATACAGAGCGTTTGAATGAAATCCTGAATTCGGATGAGGGTGCTCGTCATATAGGTGAATTCGCGATTGGATTTAACCCGCATATACTGCATCCGATGAAAGATATCCTGTTCGATGAAAAAATCGCAGGCAGCTTGCACTTTACGCCAGGTCAGGCGTATGAAGAAACTGACAATGGCAACCGCTCGTCCATCCACTGGGATCTCGTATTGATCCAGCGTCCGGATTATGGCGGCGGGGAGATTTATTTTGACGATGTGCTGATTCGTAAAGACGGTATCTTTGTCATTCCTGAGCTGGAATGCCTGAATCCGGACCATTTGAAGTAG